One Longimicrobium terrae DNA segment encodes these proteins:
- a CDS encoding AraC family transcriptional regulator: protein MTTLMEAVRRHAEAHSDSYGLGQTPIPGLTTVQALAPGGLVHAVMRPLVCLVLQGTKHVTMGTQAFSFGAGDSMLITADVPTVSQITRATAAAPYLSLVLELDLAVVAELAAQIKAVPAAGGARVRLQPTDTEVADAALRLMRLLDRPETLPVLQTQMVRELHYWLLAGRHGADIQRLGWPGGHAQRIARAVTVLREEFARPLRIERLAATAGMSPSSFHQHFRAVTSLSPLQFQKHLRLIEARRLMLSEGKSASAAAYTVGYESVPQFTREYGRMFGLPPMRETAAARSLVAAGG from the coding sequence ATGACCACGCTGATGGAAGCCGTCCGCCGCCACGCGGAGGCGCACTCCGATTCGTACGGCCTGGGCCAGACGCCCATCCCGGGCCTGACCACCGTCCAAGCCCTCGCGCCCGGCGGTCTGGTGCACGCGGTCATGCGGCCGCTGGTGTGCCTGGTGCTGCAGGGGACCAAGCACGTGACGATGGGAACACAGGCGTTCTCGTTCGGCGCGGGCGATTCCATGCTGATCACGGCGGACGTGCCGACGGTCAGCCAGATCACCCGGGCGACCGCCGCCGCGCCGTACCTGTCGCTCGTGCTGGAACTGGATCTTGCCGTTGTCGCGGAGCTTGCCGCGCAGATCAAGGCCGTTCCCGCCGCGGGCGGCGCGCGTGTGCGGCTTCAGCCCACGGACACAGAGGTGGCGGACGCGGCGCTGCGGCTGATGCGCCTGCTCGATCGTCCGGAGACGCTGCCGGTGCTGCAGACGCAGATGGTGCGCGAGCTTCACTACTGGCTGCTCGCCGGCCGGCACGGGGCGGACATCCAGCGCCTGGGCTGGCCGGGCGGGCACGCGCAGCGCATCGCCCGCGCGGTCACCGTGCTCCGGGAGGAGTTCGCCCGCCCGCTCCGCATCGAGCGGCTGGCGGCCACGGCGGGGATGAGCCCGTCCTCGTTTCACCAGCACTTTCGCGCGGTGACGTCACTGTCTCCGCTCCAGTTTCAGAAGCACTTGCGGCTGATTGAAGCGCGGCGGCTGATGCTGTCCGAAGGGAAGTCGGCCAGCGCCGCGGCCTACACGGTGGGATACGAGAGCGTACCGCAGTTTACGCGGGAGTACGGCCGCATGTTCGGCCTGCCGCCCATGCGGGAGACCGCCGCCGCCCGGAGCCTGGTGGCAGCGGGCGGCTGA
- a CDS encoding M2 family metallopeptidase has product MTGGAEGEARAFLAELESRAAPLNAEANRAWWDAATGGGEAALERSTRARADSRALLSDPDAARRIRGWLASDEVCDPLLRRQLVVLDLEVTPNQLPRETIDQLVAHTAELERVFYTFRAEIGGERVTNNRIVDILSTERDSDARRAAWNASRAIGEPLAEPLRAMVRARNAAARELGYADAYAMDLELQEIGEARLFAVMDEFERLSEAPFRALRAEMDRELSARYGVPVDELRPWHWEDPFAQEAPALGRVEMDRYFDGRDPVQVATGFFGGIGLPVEAVLARSDLYEREGKDQHAFCQDIDREGDVRILCNLRPNEKWTGTLLHELGHAVYDELIPSSVPYFLRQPAHTLSTESVAMYFGRLTREPAWLREVLNAGIGAADEAEIRNQSRAAMLVSTRWMLVMVHFERALYRDPDRADLNALWWELVERMQLIRYPEARPDGTEWASKIHLSLSPVYYHNYLLGELMASQVTAAVRREAGLAPDRSIAGEPRVGAFFRDRIFAPGATVDWNGLLVHATGEDLSPRFFVEQFVLEQVR; this is encoded by the coding sequence GTGACGGGTGGCGCCGAGGGGGAGGCGCGGGCCTTTCTGGCGGAGTTGGAAAGCCGCGCCGCCCCGCTGAACGCGGAAGCCAACCGGGCGTGGTGGGACGCGGCCACGGGTGGGGGCGAGGCCGCGCTGGAGCGGTCCACCCGCGCCCGGGCGGACTCCCGCGCGCTGCTTTCCGACCCGGATGCGGCGCGCCGCATCCGGGGATGGCTGGCCTCGGACGAGGTGTGCGATCCCCTGCTCCGCCGCCAGCTGGTCGTGCTGGACCTGGAGGTGACGCCCAACCAGCTGCCGCGCGAAACCATCGACCAGCTCGTGGCGCATACGGCGGAGCTGGAGCGCGTCTTCTACACCTTTCGCGCGGAGATCGGCGGCGAGCGGGTGACCAACAACCGCATCGTCGACATCCTTTCCACCGAGCGCGACTCGGATGCGCGGCGGGCCGCGTGGAACGCAAGCCGTGCGATCGGCGAGCCGCTGGCCGAGCCGCTTCGCGCCATGGTGCGCGCCCGCAACGCCGCGGCGCGCGAGTTGGGCTACGCCGACGCGTACGCGATGGACCTGGAGCTTCAGGAGATCGGCGAGGCGAGGCTGTTCGCGGTGATGGATGAGTTCGAGCGGCTGAGCGAGGCGCCGTTCCGCGCGCTGCGTGCGGAGATGGACCGCGAGCTTTCCGCGCGCTACGGCGTCCCGGTGGATGAACTGCGGCCGTGGCACTGGGAAGACCCGTTCGCGCAGGAGGCGCCCGCGCTGGGCCGCGTGGAGATGGATCGATACTTCGACGGTCGCGATCCGGTGCAGGTGGCGACAGGCTTCTTTGGCGGGATCGGATTGCCGGTGGAGGCCGTGCTTGCGCGCAGCGACCTGTACGAGCGCGAGGGCAAGGACCAGCACGCCTTCTGCCAGGACATCGACCGCGAGGGCGACGTCCGGATTCTGTGTAATCTGCGCCCGAACGAGAAGTGGACCGGCACCCTGCTCCACGAACTGGGGCACGCGGTGTACGATGAGCTGATCCCGTCGTCCGTTCCGTACTTTCTCCGCCAGCCGGCGCACACGCTTTCCACGGAAAGCGTGGCGATGTACTTCGGGCGGCTGACGCGCGAGCCGGCGTGGCTGCGCGAGGTACTGAACGCCGGCATCGGCGCGGCGGACGAGGCGGAGATCCGCAACCAGTCGCGCGCGGCCATGCTGGTTTCCACGCGGTGGATGCTGGTGATGGTGCACTTTGAGCGCGCGCTGTACCGCGATCCGGACCGGGCGGACCTGAACGCGCTCTGGTGGGAACTGGTGGAACGGATGCAGCTCATCCGGTACCCGGAGGCGCGGCCGGACGGGACGGAGTGGGCCAGCAAGATCCACCTGTCGCTGTCGCCCGTGTACTATCACAACTACCTGCTGGGCGAGCTGATGGCGTCGCAGGTGACGGCCGCCGTGCGCCGCGAGGCCGGCCTGGCACCGGACCGCAGCATTGCCGGGGAGCCGCGGGTGGGCGCCTTTTTCCGCGACCGGATTTTTGCTCCCGGAGCCACGGTCGACTGGAACGGCCTCCTGGTTCACGCCACCGGCGAGGATCTGTCGCCAAGGTTTTTTGTTGAGCAGTTCGTTTTGGAGCAAGTGCGTTAG
- a CDS encoding DinB family protein produces the protein MPTASDQNLLRALLDSWDRNNTILINLLRTVPNGGLAARATADSPTVAQLFTHIHFVRMVFIAEDAPEFAGELPDAEWMDERDPDRIARMLNDSARTVRDAVSGRLDADKEMDMHYDHPILLLQHMVWHEGYHHGQIKIALKAAGLAVNDDAVGPATWGVWMKKRR, from the coding sequence GTGCCCACCGCATCCGATCAGAATCTCCTCCGGGCGCTGCTCGATTCCTGGGATCGCAACAACACGATCCTCATCAATCTGCTGCGCACGGTGCCGAACGGCGGGCTGGCCGCGCGGGCGACGGCGGACAGCCCCACCGTGGCGCAGCTGTTTACGCACATCCATTTCGTGCGGATGGTGTTCATTGCCGAGGACGCGCCGGAATTCGCGGGCGAGCTTCCGGATGCGGAGTGGATGGACGAGCGCGACCCGGACCGCATCGCCCGCATGCTGAACGACAGCGCCCGCACCGTGCGCGACGCGGTCAGCGGCCGGCTGGACGCGGATAAGGAGATGGACATGCACTATGACCATCCCATCCTCCTGCTGCAGCACATGGTGTGGCACGAGGGCTATCACCACGGCCAGATCAAGATCGCGCTCAAGGCCGCCGGCCTCGCCGTGAACGACGACGCCGTCGGGCCCGCGACCTG
- a CDS encoding dipeptidase, whose product MSATEYLQRNREKHLNELIEWLRIPSVSAKSEHKADTAAAADWLAERMREAGLTVEIIPTAGHPVVLGEWRGAPAGAPTLLIYGHYDVQPPEPLDEWTSAPFEPEVRDGNLYARGSVDDKGQVYLHVKAVQALLAEGGSLPANVVFCIEGEEEIGSPNLATFLRDNAERLACDTVVISDTTMFAPGLPCITTGLRGMAYMEVRVQGPATDLHSGAYGGAVVNPANALARIIAQLHDDQGRVAIPGFYDRVRELTPEQRQAIAGLPFEEETLRKEVGAPKLSGEAGFGSIERIWARPTLDVNGLLSGYTGEGAKTVLPARAMAKISMRLVPDQDFHEVEKLFTAHVQSLAPEGVTVEVLALHGGQPWHAEGSGPVFDAAARALEAAWGRKPVFIREGGSIPIVQAFQETLNAQALLIGFGLPGENAHAPNEWMSVENFQKGAEAIAGMYEELR is encoded by the coding sequence ATGTCCGCGACCGAATACCTGCAGCGTAACCGCGAAAAGCACCTCAACGAACTGATCGAGTGGCTCCGCATTCCCAGCGTGAGCGCCAAGAGCGAGCACAAGGCCGACACCGCGGCCGCGGCCGACTGGCTGGCCGAACGCATGCGCGAGGCGGGGCTCACGGTGGAGATCATCCCCACCGCAGGGCATCCCGTGGTGCTGGGCGAGTGGCGCGGGGCCCCCGCCGGCGCGCCGACGCTGCTCATCTACGGCCACTACGACGTGCAGCCGCCCGAGCCGCTGGACGAGTGGACCAGCGCCCCGTTCGAACCCGAGGTGCGCGACGGCAACCTGTACGCCCGCGGGTCCGTGGACGACAAGGGCCAGGTGTACCTGCACGTCAAGGCGGTGCAGGCGCTGCTGGCCGAAGGCGGATCGCTTCCCGCCAACGTCGTGTTCTGCATCGAGGGTGAGGAAGAGATCGGCTCGCCCAACCTGGCCACCTTCCTGCGCGACAACGCCGAGCGGCTGGCGTGCGACACCGTCGTCATCAGCGACACCACGATGTTCGCGCCCGGGCTGCCGTGCATCACCACCGGGCTGCGCGGCATGGCCTACATGGAGGTGCGCGTGCAGGGCCCCGCGACGGACCTGCACTCCGGCGCGTACGGCGGCGCGGTGGTGAACCCGGCCAACGCGCTGGCCCGCATCATCGCGCAGCTGCACGACGACCAGGGCCGTGTGGCCATTCCCGGCTTCTACGACCGCGTCCGCGAACTGACGCCGGAGCAGCGGCAGGCCATCGCCGGGTTGCCTTTCGAAGAAGAAACGCTGCGCAAGGAAGTGGGCGCGCCCAAGCTGAGCGGCGAAGCGGGCTTCGGCTCCATCGAGCGCATCTGGGCCCGTCCCACGCTGGACGTGAACGGCCTGCTGAGCGGCTACACCGGCGAGGGCGCCAAGACCGTGCTTCCCGCGCGCGCGATGGCCAAGATCAGCATGCGGCTGGTGCCGGATCAGGACTTTCACGAAGTGGAAAAGCTCTTTACCGCGCACGTGCAGTCGCTGGCGCCGGAGGGCGTGACGGTGGAAGTGCTGGCGCTGCACGGCGGCCAGCCCTGGCACGCGGAAGGGAGCGGCCCCGTGTTCGACGCGGCGGCGCGCGCGCTGGAAGCGGCGTGGGGGCGCAAGCCGGTGTTCATCCGCGAGGGCGGGTCCATTCCCATCGTGCAGGCGTTCCAGGAAACGCTGAACGCGCAGGCGCTGCTGATCGGCTTCGGGCTGCCGGGCGAGAACGCGCACGCGCCCAACGAGTGGATGTCGGTGGAGAACTTTCAGAAGGGCGCCGAAGCCATCGCCGGGATGTACGAGGAACTGCGGTGA